Proteins from one Patagioenas fasciata isolate bPatFas1 chromosome 6, bPatFas1.hap1, whole genome shotgun sequence genomic window:
- the LOC136104137 gene encoding 1-phosphatidylinositol phosphodiesterase-like yields the protein MEAQCQHRVAFDCTPQPTACFPDWMAGLPDALPLSCLSVPGTHDSLSLFGGRRLRCQSWELEAQLAAGIRFLDVRCKLVRGELQVYHLCTFQRASLRGVLRRTLRFLHAHPSEAVLMRIKEELPIFSRPGFAAQLRRCLLEEGQGHVWCQEEVPTLGQVRGKIVVLEALAQEVLGIPYEQLSISDAWNVLSLERKWARAQRHLERVASGDTTTMHLTFCSGNGVFTCPEEVARFVNPRCYQHLQHRRGQPVCWGVVIMDFPGAGLIQLIVESNSLHASGHITASPSNLPTTPQHYHGREDRYHIPTAPPQQRGQVPHPHSTAAAERTGTTSPQHRRGREDRYHIPTAPPRQRGQVPHPHSTAAAERTG from the exons ATGGAGGCACAGTGCCAGCACAGAGTGGCATTCGATTGCACGCCCCAGCCGACAGCCTGCTTCCCCGACTGGATGGCAGGGCTCCCTGATGCCCTGCCCCTCTCCTGCCTCTCCGTTCCTGGCACCCATGACTCCCTCAGCCTGTTCGGCGGTCGGCGCCTGCGATGCCAGAGCTGGGAGCTGGAGGCCCAGCTGGCAGCTGGCATTCGCTTCCTGGATGTGCGCTGCAAGCTGGTGCGAGGTGAGCTCCAGGTCTACCACCTCTGCACCTTCCAGCGGGCCAGCCTGCGGGGCGTCCTGCGTCGCACCCTGCGCTTCCTCCATGCCCACCCCAGTGAGGCCGTGCTCATGCGCATCAAGGAGGAGCTGCCCATCTTCTCTCGGCCCGGTTTTGCTGCCCAGCTGCGCCGCTGCTTGCTGGAGGAGGGACAGGGCCATGTCTGGTGCCAGGAGGAGGTGCCAACACTGGGCCAGGTGCGGGGGAAGATTGTGGTGCTGGAGGCGCTGGCACAGGAGGTGCTGGGCATCCCCTATGAGCAGCTGAGCATCAGTGATGCCTGGAACGTACTCTCTCTGGAGCGCAAGTGGGCACGGGCCCAGCGGCACCTGGAGAGGGTGGCCAGTGGGGACACCACAACCATGCACCTCACCTTCTGCTCTGGCAATGGGGTCTTCACCTGTCCTGAGGAGGTGGCCCGCTTCGTGAACCCCCGCTGCTACCAGCATCTGCAGCACCGGAGGGGGCAGCCCGTCTGCTGGGGAGTAGTCATCATGGACTTCCCTGGGGCAGGACTCATCCAGCTTATTGTGGAGAGCAATTCCCTGCATGCCAGTGGACACATCacagcatcccccagcaacctCCCAACAACCCCACAGCACTACCACGGCAGAGAGGACAGGTACCacatccccacagcaccgccgcaGCAGAGAGGACAGGTACCacatccccacagcaccgccgcgGCAGAGAGGACAGGTACCacatccccacagcaccgccgcgGCAGAGAGGACAGGTACCacatccccacagcaccgccgcgGCAGAGAGGACAGGTACCacatccccacagcaccgccgcgGCAGAGAGGACAG GATAG
- the HTATIP2 gene encoding oxidoreductase HTATIP2 isoform X2 — MAVASGSSGGRSCFVLGASGETGRVLLRELLARRVFARVTLIGRRRLSLDEETGAAVAVVDFERLSEHAAAFQGHDVGFCCLGTTRAKAGRAGFIRVDRDYVTQAAELARAGGCTHFVLQSSQGANPHSRFLYLRVKGEVENLVQAVGFDRCTILRPAVLLCKRQESRPAEWVTQQFLGVVAWVFPTAYSVPVERVARAMVACVLQPGEGKVKVLENAAIHELGKALPQQGT, encoded by the exons ATGGCGGTGGCGAgtggcagcagcggcggcaggaGCTGCTTCGTGCTGGGCGCCTCGGGGGAGACGGGCCGGGTGCTGCTGCGGGAGCTGCTGGCCCGGCGGGTCTTCGCCAGGGTGACGCTGATCGGGCGGCGCCGGCTGAGCCTGGACGAGGAGACGGGAGCGGCCGTG GCGGTGGTGGACTTCGAGCGGCTGAGCGAGCACGCTGCTGCCTTCCAGGGACACGACGTCGGCTTCTGCTGCCTGGGCACCACCAGAGCCAAGGCTGGCAGG GCTGGCTTCATCCGTGTGGACCGGGACTACGTCacacaggcagcagagctggcacGAGCAGGGGGCTGCACACACTTTGTCCTGCAGTCTTCCCAGGGGGCAAACCCGCACAGCCGTTTCCTCTACCTCCGTGTGAAG GGAGAAGTGGAGAACCTGGTCCAGGCTGTTGGTTTTGATCGCTGTACCATTCTGCGGCCAGC GGTCCTGCTGTGCAAGCGCCAGGAGTCCCGGCCTGCGGAGTGGGTGACCCAGCAGTTTCTGGGTGTTGTGGCTTGGGTCTTCCCCACCGCTTACTCGGTGCCTGTGGAAAGGGTGGCCAGGGCTATGGTGGCCTGTGTGCTGCAGCCGGGTGAAGGGAAGGTGAAGGTGCTGGAGAATGCGGCCATCCACGAGCTAGGAAAGGCATTGCCACAGCAGGGCACATAG
- the HTATIP2 gene encoding oxidoreductase HTATIP2 isoform X1, giving the protein MAVASGSSGGRSCFVLGASGETGRVLLRELLARRVFARVTLIGRRRLSLDEETGAAVEQAVVDFERLSEHAAAFQGHDVGFCCLGTTRAKAGRAGFIRVDRDYVTQAAELARAGGCTHFVLQSSQGANPHSRFLYLRVKGEVENLVQAVGFDRCTILRPAVLLCKRQESRPAEWVTQQFLGVVAWVFPTAYSVPVERVARAMVACVLQPGEGKVKVLENAAIHELGKALPQQGT; this is encoded by the exons ATGGCGGTGGCGAgtggcagcagcggcggcaggaGCTGCTTCGTGCTGGGCGCCTCGGGGGAGACGGGCCGGGTGCTGCTGCGGGAGCTGCTGGCCCGGCGGGTCTTCGCCAGGGTGACGCTGATCGGGCGGCGCCGGCTGAGCCTGGACGAGGAGACGGGAGCGGCCGTG GAGCAGGCGGTGGTGGACTTCGAGCGGCTGAGCGAGCACGCTGCTGCCTTCCAGGGACACGACGTCGGCTTCTGCTGCCTGGGCACCACCAGAGCCAAGGCTGGCAGG GCTGGCTTCATCCGTGTGGACCGGGACTACGTCacacaggcagcagagctggcacGAGCAGGGGGCTGCACACACTTTGTCCTGCAGTCTTCCCAGGGGGCAAACCCGCACAGCCGTTTCCTCTACCTCCGTGTGAAG GGAGAAGTGGAGAACCTGGTCCAGGCTGTTGGTTTTGATCGCTGTACCATTCTGCGGCCAGC GGTCCTGCTGTGCAAGCGCCAGGAGTCCCGGCCTGCGGAGTGGGTGACCCAGCAGTTTCTGGGTGTTGTGGCTTGGGTCTTCCCCACCGCTTACTCGGTGCCTGTGGAAAGGGTGGCCAGGGCTATGGTGGCCTGTGTGCTGCAGCCGGGTGAAGGGAAGGTGAAGGTGCTGGAGAATGCGGCCATCCACGAGCTAGGAAAGGCATTGCCACAGCAGGGCACATAG
- the RGS5 gene encoding regulator of G-protein signaling 5 has product MCKGLAALPHTCLERAKEIKTKLGTLLQKPDSAIDFIIPYPEKPEKPPKVQKPSPEEALQWRDSLEKLLQNPYGLTSFRSFLCSEFSEENIEFWVACEDYKKSKSPVKMAEKAKRIYEEFIQTEAPKEVNIDHFTKAVTMKNLVDPSPSSFDMAQKRIFALMEKDSLPRFVRSEFYQELIK; this is encoded by the exons ATGTGCAAAGGATTAGCAGCGCTGCCCCACACTTGTCTGGAGAG GGCCAAGGAGATCAAGACCAAGCTGGGCACACTGCTCCAGAAGCCTGACTCAGCCATTGATTTCATCATCCCCTACCCAGAGAAGCCAGAGAAGCCACCCAAGGTCCAGAA GCCGTCACCGGAAGAGGCTCTGCAGTGGCGTGATTCCCTGGAGAAGCTCCTGCAAAACCCCT ATGGGCTCACCAGCTTCCGCAGCTTCCTGTGCTCTGAGTTCAGTGAGGAGAACATTGAGTTTTGGGTGGCCtgtgaggactacaagaaaagcAAGTCCCCTGTGAAGATGGCAGAGAAGGCCAAGAGGATCTATGAGGAGTTCATCCAGACTGAGGCACCCAAAGAG GTGAACATTGACCACTTCACCAAGGCTGTGACCATGAAGAACCTGGTGGACCCATCACCAAGCAGCTTTGACATGGCCCAGAAGAGGATCTTTGCCCTGATGGAGAAAGACTCCCTGCCCAGATTTGTGCGGTCAGAGTTTTATCAGGAGTTAATCAAGTAG